The following coding sequences lie in one Anguilla anguilla isolate fAngAng1 chromosome 14, fAngAng1.pri, whole genome shotgun sequence genomic window:
- the zgc:103482 gene encoding intracellular hyaluronan-binding protein 4, with translation MGVIDDLSTMPDTGFGCAVTNRFDRLLDDEADPFDILREAQAEKQKKKKKEEQKKADPGKPGKKESQKERKVPLSGGGDAGQKAPLRVGLAPSQDRGEKRVVFRERRYNEMDAPLEYSIVKPQEQADPGARGGRGGARGRGGRGGGHPRGAEAADQRRKREFDRHSGSVKTGVRPEEKRGGNGPHNWGSVKDQMSAVMDAITNEGGGDAEGAQEVAEVDGELRVTEADAEAAGKVEMSLDEWKALQEQNRPKMELNLRRADTSVLSKAVVIHQSRHLEDVSDGPEEEEDSHFFRRPANDITSRMEINFGHLKRPMRGGRGGRGGRGRGAPFPAPETEPQPPSDVAPPPAPAPPPAPAPNPDDPEDFPALRAREA, from the exons ATGGGGGTGATTGACGATCTCAGCACTATGCCAGACACCGGTTTCGGGTGCGCCGTGACGAACCGTTTCGACCGGCTTCTGGACGACGAGGCTGACCCGTTCGACATCCTTCGCGAGGCCCAGGctgagaagcagaagaagaagaaaaaagaagagcaGAAGAAAGCTGACCCGGGGaaaccaggaaaaaaagaatctcAAAAGGAGAGGAAGGTTCCTCTAAGCGGGGGTGGCGATGCAG GTCAGAAGGCCCCGCTTCGCGTGGGACTGGCCCCAAGCCAGGACCGCGGGGAGAAGCGCGTGGTGTTCAGGGAGCGACGGTACAACGAGATGGATGCTCCTCTGGAATACTCTATTGTGAA GCCACAGGAGCAGGCAGACCCTGGGGCCCGAGGAGGGCGGGGTGGAGCgcgcgggcgggggggccgaGGCGGGGGGCATCCCCGGGGTGCGGAGGCCGCAGACCAGAGGCGCAAGCGAGAGTTCGACCGCCACAGCGGAAGTGTGAAAAC GGGGGTCCGGCcggaggagaagaggggaggaAACGGGCCTCATAACTGGGGCTCTGTGAAGGACCAAATGAG TGCCGTGATGGATGCGATTACTAATGAGGGTGGAGGAGACGCAGAGGGAGCGCAGGAGGTTGCCGAGGTGGATGGAGAGCTCAG AGTGACCGAAGCGGACGCGGAGGCTGCTGGGAAGGTGGAGATGTCCCTGGACGAGTGGAAGGCCCTGCAGGAGCAGAACAGGCCCAAGATGGAGCTGAACCTGCGCCGGGCAGACACCAGCGTGCTCTCCAAGGCCGTGGTCATCCACCAGTCCAGACACCTGGAG GACGTGAGTGACGgaccggaggaggaggaggacagtcACTTCTTCCGTCGACCTGCCAACGACATCACCTCCCGCATGGAGATCAACTTCGGCCACTTGAAGCGCCCGAtgcgggggggcagagggggccgAGGCGGGCGCGGCAGGGGAGCCCCCTTCCCCGCCCCTGAGACTGAACCTCAGCCGCCGTCTGATGTG gccccgcctccagccccggctCCACCTCCGGCTCCTGCACCCAACCCCGACGACCCAGAGGACTTCCCGGCTCTCAGGGCTCGGGAGGCCTGA